The DNA segment CGCCACACCGCCAGGGCTTCGCCATCGCCGCCAGTGGCCCGGCGGCAGAGTTCAGCCGGATCCACGCTGGAGAGGCGATCGAAGCCGCGGCGACTGCAGAAGGATTCCAGGGAGCCGTTGTTACCGCTGTTGCAGGGCGGACCAGCGGGATCGAGGCCTATCAACCCGGGCTCGGCGGCCGCCCCCCGATGACCCGTAAACAAATGGCCATCAAGCAACACCGCTCCGCCCACTCCCGTGCCCAAGGTGAGCAGCAACACATCGCCAACTCCTCGGGCCGCCCCGAGCCAGTGCTCACCGATCAGGGCGCAGTTGGCGTCATTGGCCAGGGTCACAGGGCGCTCCAGCAGGGGCTCGAGCCAGTTGGCCAAGGGCACATCCAGCCAACCCGGCAGGTTTATGGCGATGCGCGCCACCCGGCCGGCCTGGTCGCTCGGCCCCGGATGGCCCACCCCAACCCGATCGGCCAACCGCTCAGGATCAAGTTGCTGGACCGCCGCCACGATCGCCGTTGTCACTGCACCAGGCATTGCTGGCTGGGGCGTAGGCACCTGCAGCTCCGCCAGCAGGTCGCCGGCTTCGCTGAAGCGCCCCAACTTGATGGCACTACCACCGAGATCCACCCCGATCAACTGGTTCATCGGAATCACTGCATCGAAATAAACAAGCTCAGAAGCGGAAAAACAGCTGCAACTGGGTCTGCCAGGCACCCTGGGAGTCGATGGCCCCCTGCAGGTTGAGCAATTCTGAGGCCTTGAAATTCAGATTTAATTGGGGGGGGACGTCGGAGCGGTTGGGGGCAGCCAACACAGATGCATTGAAGCGTTCCGTGAGATCAAGACCTAACTCAGCTCCCAGCACCAGCTGGGGCGGCACCCGACCTGAGCGACGTTCGGCGCCACTGGCCACACCTTGGTTCACGTAGGTGGGATAAAGGGCAAAGCTGAGTCGCTGGCCGAAGGCATCGCCGAGGGTGCCGAGCAGGGGAGAGAGCAGGGTTTGTCCTAGTGCGGTGGCAAGAGCAGTGCCGCCTGCCGATCCCGCCAGGCCGGCAAGGGTATTGCCACCGATCAGGGCCAGGAGACGATCCTCTGAGAGCGGCGGCGAACTGCGCAGCACCAGGTTGTCGGCAAGTCGGTCAGCCGGGCCGCTCACACTCAGAAAAACCCGCACCAAGTTGAGCTGGTCGAGGGAGTTGGTGGCGCCAACCGCCTGAAAGTCCTGCACCGAAAGGCTGCCGGCTGTTCCAACACCACTGGTGGTAGGCAGGTTGTCGGAGACCCTGGTACGCAGCGAGATGTCAAGAAAAGGAATCAATCCCATCGAGGGAGTGAACACCGCA comes from the Cyanobium sp. Tous-M-B4 genome and includes:
- a CDS encoding ROK family protein, which produces MNQLIGVDLGGSAIKLGRFSEAGDLLAELQVPTPQPAMPGAVTTAIVAAVQQLDPERLADRVGVGHPGPSDQAGRVARIAINLPGWLDVPLANWLEPLLERPVTLANDANCALIGEHWLGAARGVGDVLLLTLGTGVGGAVLLDGHLFTGHRGAAAEPGLIGLDPAGPPCNSGNNGSLESFCSRRGFDRLSSVDPAELCRRATGGDGEALAVWRAYGQLLGQGLSSLLYVLTPELVLIGGGLSGASDHFLPAVWQEVEQRVQAASREGLTIRRCSLGNGAGRLGAARLALQRLAPSLG